The proteins below come from a single Juglans regia cultivar Chandler chromosome 12, Walnut 2.0, whole genome shotgun sequence genomic window:
- the LOC108992490 gene encoding RHOMBOID-like protein 13, producing the protein MGRPLFYEILEKPATTCIIGVCSAIWFYIQKKNIGYSHVGFSYENAIEGHHWRIITSTFSHVSVLHLVFNMSALWSLGIVEQLGNIGLGVVYYLHYTLVLVVLSGVLVFWMYHTLIHRFKLEHFRRVTAVGYSCVVFGWMTILSMKQPSSKLDLFGFLSLPISFAPFESLIFTSLIVPQASFLGHLSGIIVGYAIGWGLINGMNNYWAVTMLGWIVLVFVFSLKRSGAYDFSFFEIESITDPYLPSVRFPASGNGRTLQMSALPVGDVELV; encoded by the coding sequence ATGGGGAGGCCTTTATTCTATGAGATATTGGAAAAACCAGCCACAACTTGTATTATAGGCGTATGTAGTGCAATATGGTTTTACATACAGAAGAAAAACATTGGGTATTCACATGTGGGTTTTAGTTATGAAAACGCCATTGAAGGACACCATTGGCGGATAATAACTTCAACTTTTTCCCATGTAAGTGTTCTTCATCTTGTTTTCAATATGAGTGCACTTTGGAGTCTGGGGATAGTGGAACAGTTGGGGAATATAGGCCTTGGTGTGGTTTATTACCTACATTACACGTTGGTCTTGGTCGTCTTATCGGGTGTGTTAGTTTTTTGGATGTACCATACGTTGATTCATAGATTCAAGCTTGAGCATTTCCGGAGAGTGACAGCTGTTGGATATTCTTGTGTTGTTTTTGGGTGGATGACAATTCTTTCTATGAAGCAACCCTCTTCAAAGTTGGATCTTTTTGGATTTCTTTCGCTTCCCATTAGTTTCGCTCCATTTGAGTCGCTCATTTTTACTTCACTTATAGTTCCACAAGCAAGTTTTCTTGGTCATTTATCAGGAATCATTGTTGGGTATGCCATTGGATGGGGTTTGATTAATGGGATGAACAATTACTGGGCGGTAACCATGTTGGGATGGATTGTGCTTGTGTTTGTGTTCAGTTTGAAGCGATCTGGTGCATATGATTTCAGCTTTTTCGAGATTGAATCTATCACGGATCCTTACTTGCCTTCTGTGCGGTTTCCAGCATCAGGTAATGGTAGAACCTTGCAGATGAGTGCATTGCCAGTTGGAGATGTTGAACTCGTGTAA
- the LOC108992396 gene encoding protein STRICTOSIDINE SYNTHASE-LIKE 13 yields MEKIIKKNPLKDEALLQHPILFVLVLALGFVIMDPFNMGPLGGHEFMPVRHSIAPYKQVMENWPRDNQSRLGLGKLVFENEVFGPESLEFDHLGRGPYTGLADGRVVRWMGQSVGWETFSLVTPNWSEKLCAKGIDSTTSKQWKHEKRCGRPLGLRFDKESGDLYIADAYHGLMVVGPEGGLARSLATQIEGKPIMFANDLDIHKNGSIFFTDTSKRYDRVNHFFILLEGEATGRLLRYDPPTKTTHVVLEGLAFPNGVQLSRDQTFLLFTETTNCRLTKYWLEGPKSGTTEVVADLPGFPDNVRINEKGQFWVAIDCCRTSAQEFLSHNPWIRSVYFRLPIRMSILARLMGMRMYTVISLFNDKGEILEVLEDRKGEVMKLVSEVREVNGKLWIGTVAHNHIATLAYPLTN; encoded by the exons ATGGAGAAGATCATCAAGAAAAACCCACTCAAAGATGAAGCTTTACTTCAGCATCCAAtcctttttgttcttgttttggcCTTGGGTTTTGTTATAATGGATCCTTTCAATATGGGTCCCCTAGGAGGCCATGAGTTTATGCCTGTGAGGCACTCAATTGCACCATACAAACAAGTCATGGAGAATTGGCCTAGAGACAATCAAAGCCGGTTAGGACTCGGGAAATTGGTGTTTGAGAATGAAGTCTTCGGCCCTGAATCGTTAGAGTTCGACCACTTGGGGCGTGGCCCTTATACAGGATTGGCCGATGGACGTGTTGTTCGATGGATGGGTCAAAGTGTTGGGTGGGAGACCTTTTCACTCGTGACACCAAATTG GTCAGAGAAGCTTTGTGCTAAAGGCATCGATTCAACCACATCTAAGCAATGGAAGCATGAGAAAAGGTGTGGCCGTCCCCTTGGCCTAAGGTTCGATAAAGAAAGTGGAGATTTGTACATAGCCGATGCTTATCATGGCCTTATGGTTGTTGGGCCTGAAGGAGGACTTGCAAGATCTCTGGCAACTCAGATAGAAGGGAAGCCCATAATGTTTGCTAATGACCTTGACATTCATAAAAACGGTTCCATCTTCTTCACAGATACTAGCAAAAGATACGACAGAGT GAACCATTTCTTTATATTGTTGGAAGGAGAAGCCACTGGTAGACTTCTCAGATATGACCCTCCAACTAAAACAACTCATGTTGTCTTGGAGGGGTTGGCTTTTCCAAATGGAGTACAATTATCCAGGGACCAAACCTTCCTCCTCTTTACTGAAACTACCAACTGCAG GCTAACAAAATACTGGTTGGAAGGTCCAAAATCTGGAACCACAGAAGTGGTTGCTGACTTGCCAGGTTTCCCAGACAATGTAAGAATAAATGAGAAAGGTCAATTTTGGGTAGCAATAGATTGTTGCCGAACTTCCGCACAAGAAtttctctcacacaatccttgGATACGAAGTGTCTACTTCCGGCTGCCAATTCGAATGAGCATCTTAGCTCGATTGATGGGGATGAGAATGTACACAGTGATCTCACTCTTCAATGATAAAGGAGAGATTTTGGAAGTTCTTGAGGATCGAAAGGGTGAGGTCATGAAACTAGTTAGTGAAGTAAGGGAAGTAAATGGAAAGCTATGGATTGGCACTGTGGCTCACAACCACATTGCCACCCTCGCTTACCCCTTGACTAATTAA